The Culex quinquefasciatus strain JHB chromosome 2, VPISU_Cqui_1.0_pri_paternal, whole genome shotgun sequence genome contains the following window.
CGCATGAGCTTCTTTGCCTCTGTTATTTACATATCGATGGATTTCTGTTATTCAAGAAGTTTTTGTTGAGATAAGATGATAATGATTTTGCCAGAGTTTAGGTTAAGAATCTCAACGGTTTcctttgatttgaattttcaatgaattctaGTTTGCTTTGCGATTTCATGGATGTTGGGGTTGAGTGGAGTTTTACGTCCTTTGTCAAATCTTGAAAACACTGCCTTTTCCTTGAACACTAATTTTACAATTCGTACAGCTACAGCTGGATTACGCTGTTACACACCTGAAATAAAACTtggttttagtattttcgaatcaAACTATTGTTTGTTATaaatttaacatgtttttttaattaccaTTCAAGACCCCAGCCACGTGACCCAGGAGGAGCTGGACCAGGTGCGTCGCCTGATCGAAATCCTCCAGCTGCGCCAGACGTTGCTCTCGGAGATTACCGTACTCTCGGAGGAATCGCTCTGCCCAATTTGCTACGCCAAGCAAAACTCGGCCATGTTCGATCCCTGCCAGCATCAATCGTGCGAGTAAGTTTTGCAAGTTGTCAGCGATTTTGTATGGTTTCAACTCTCTTGCTTAATTCCAGGAGTTGCATCATTCAACACCTCATGAACAGCAAACTGTGCTTTTACTGCAAGTTGTTCATCTCAAAAGTAACCAGAACCCCAGACGGAGCCGTAATCTACGAGAGTAGCGTTCCGCTCAACATGCCAGCACTGCCCCAGACAACGAACGGCTCGTCGCAAACGGACGACTCCGTGGACGAGGGTGATGGTCCttcatcgacgacgacgacgacctagCGTAAGTCCCAGCAACAAATTCCATAACCGATTTGCTCCAATTTGTGTTTTCATCGTTTTAAATTAATGTGTCGTGAGCTTTACGCAAAAGTATTCGCTTCGAAGCATCGAATGATTCTAGTCAAAATCACACAAATAACGCGCCTAGCATTAGATATCGAATGAATTATCTGGACAGTGATAGCAGATTTAAACCATTATCGAACAAAGACATTTTTACACGTTATATTTGCTTGCCGCTTTTcataatcagaaaatttctcttACGTAAATTAGTTGGATGTTGTGCATTTGTCCGAACCATCCCTGAACCTGCTTCTACAGAAGTTCCATTCGTTCGAACTTCTCCTGGCTGTAGAAACCGGCCCGCACCTGACGTCCACCGAAGAATCGTCCGTTCAAATCTACCACCGCCTTGATGGCACTCTCCATCCGTTTGAACTCGACAAAGATCCGAACCGTTTCCTCCGGCACGACGTTCGGGATCTCGTTAATGACCACCGTAATGACGTCGCCATACTTTGTGTGACACTCGTCCTTAACTTCCGGTTCCAGGTCGTCGTCGACATCGCCTGGACCGACcatgttctaaaacaaaattgaaattcttAAGTGTTGTGAAGTTCGTGTAATTGTTTAGTAACTCACCCTGAGTAGTACGATTTTGCTCGGCGATTTCATTATCTCCGTTATCGATGGTTCCTCCTGGAAGGGAATCGCCGTCTGTCCACCAGCACCAGCACCACCACTCGGAACGTCCGGCGCGGGCATGTCCTTCTCGTGAACGATTCGACCACCCCTCTTCGAAGTCTTTTCCACCTGCAGCGCCATCGACATTCCCTGCTCCTGTTTGCCCAGCCCCTGACCATCCTTAAACCCATACTTGGCCATAATCTTGGCCGCCACGGAACTCCCACCATACGCCGTAAGCGGAGCAATCTTCGAGCCCTCCGGAATCTGCGCAATCGATTCCTGCAGCGACGCCGGCGGAGCAATCGCAGCACCTCCCACCGCCCTCTGTTGTCCAGGCTGGaactcgtcctcgtcgtcgctAGTCGGCCGCCCAGCGAATCCACTCTTCTTCCCGCCCGGACCGTCATCCCCCATGTTCTTGTTCAAGTGAACGCCCCGTTTGTACTCCCGCCTGTTCCGTCCATAATTATTCTGCGGCGCCTTCTGCACCGGGACATCCTTCGCCTTCCGGTCCTTGACCAGCTTGTCGTACTCGTTTGGCCACAACGGATCGTACTCGTCCGTCACTTCCCAGCTGTAAGAATCGCCCGCGTTGGAACCGCTCGCCGACGG
Protein-coding sequences here:
- the LOC6045769 gene encoding splicing factor 45, producing MALYDDLDSKQGPDKVAGWSSGIKLLQSQLQAKKATQPIIQPKQQLLRKMTPMVNLKAKKENVDLFGLGGGSSGGGPKSVSTTTTVTVASIPSASGSNAGDSYSWEVTDEYDPLWPNEYDKLVKDRKAKDVPVQKAPQNNYGRNRREYKRGVHLNKNMGDDGPGGKKSGFAGRPTSDDEDEFQPGQQRAVGGAAIAPPASLQESIAQIPEGSKIAPLTAYGGSSVAAKIMAKYGFKDGQGLGKQEQGMSMALQVEKTSKRGGRIVHEKDMPAPDVPSGGAGAGGQTAIPFQEEPSITEIMKSPSKIVLLRNMVGPGDVDDDLEPEVKDECHTKYGDVITVVINEIPNVVPEETVRIFVEFKRMESAIKAVVDLNGRFFGGRQVRAGFYSQEKFERMELL